The proteins below come from a single Eucalyptus grandis isolate ANBG69807.140 chromosome 3, ASM1654582v1, whole genome shotgun sequence genomic window:
- the LOC104428943 gene encoding glutamate receptor 2.1, protein MGLSCIKMSLSDFYSSNPSYNTRLVLNVRDSKQDEVAAAAAALDLIKNKQVQAIIGPEASLQADFIIDLGNKSHVPIISFSASSPSLSSIRSPYFIRATQNDSSQVNAISAVIQAFGWKELVLIYVDNQFGEGIIPSLADALEEADTQVSYRSLISPSATDDQTRVFIVHMLPALGSRLLAKAKEVGMMSEGYVWILTNGITDLLSSVDSSVVASSMQGVLGIKTYIPDTPNLHNFMVRWKMKFQQDNPSILNPTLNIFGYRAYDAARALAMAVEEMGAANSTFQMLKASTGATDLDNIGISQNGNKLLQELATTTFTGLAGNFGLVDGQLESSAFQIVNINGNAARGIGFWTLDNGLQRDLSSVNTSKYSTLKSNLRSIIWPGDSTSVPKGWEIPTNGKRLKILVPVKNGFNQFVKVTRDPSRNIAQVTGYCIDIFQAVIEKLPYAVAYDLIPFALPNGSSAGSYNDMIDRVFNQNYDAVVGDTTIIANRSLYVDFTLPYTESGGAMLVPYKDDTSKKAWVFLKPLTWDLWLTIVCFFVFIAVVVWTLEHRINEDFRGPATHQVGTSFWFSFSTVVFAQREKVLSNLARFVVVVWVFVVLILTQSYTASLSSLLVVQNLQPTVTDVDQLLKSGKNVGYQHGSFVYGMLKEMKFDDSRLISYRSPEECDALLSNGSAKGGIAAAFHEVPYLKLILSEYCNKYTMIPAFKTAGFGFVFPKGSPLVPDISRAILNVTEGPQMTEIENAWLTSKTNCQSSTSSVSSDSLGLDSFWGLFLIAGAAAISALLIFMVMFIKRNWQEVTSSSGSLWEKTVELGRRFYQRDANSHNFRKGRFGDGVMNDVGNEIAAVETLENTHFPPILSSDSSQNDVLTNEQGMPSTEQGLPDRVEEGCPQRAVDVELTNVN, encoded by the exons ATGGGATTGAGCTGCATTAAAATGTCTCTCTCTGACTTTTATAGTTCAAACCCTTCCTACAATACCAGGCTCGTCCTCAACGTTAGAGATTCCAAACAAGATgaggttgctgctgctgctgcag CACTCGATTTGATAAAGAATAAGCAAGTCCAAGCCATAATAGGCCCTGAAGCTTCCTTGCAAGCAGACTTCATCATTGACCTTGGAAACAAGTCTCATGTGCCCATCATCTCTTTCTCTGCTTCTAGTCCATCCCTCAGTTCGATTCGGAGTCCTTACTTCATTAGAGCCACACAAAATGACTCGTCCCAAGTGAATGCCATAAGTGCGGTCATCCAAGCTTTTGGCTGGAAAGAATTGGTCCTCATATATGTGGACAATCAGTTTGGAGAAGGCATCATACCTTCTCTTGCAGATGCTTTGGAAGAAGCCGACACGCAAGTTTCCTATAGGAGTCTTATTTCTCCTTCGGCCACGGACGATCAAACGAGGGTGTTCATCGTGCACATGTTACCTGCTCTCGGTTCTCGACTATTGGCCAAAGCAAAAGAGGTGGGAATGATGAGCGAAGGTTACGTATGGATCTTGACTAATGGAATCACTGACCTATTAAGTTCTGTGGATTCATCTGTTGTCGCTAGCTCGATGCAAGGAGTACTAGGCATAAAGACTTATATCCCAGATACGCCAAACCTGCACAATTTCATGGTCCGATGGAAGATGAAATTCCAACAAGACAATCCATCCATCCTTAATCCTACGTTGAACATTTTCGGGTATAGGGCTTATGACGCTGCTCGGGCTCTAGCAATGGCTGTCGAGGAAATGGGTGCGGCCAATTCTACCTTCCAGATGTTGAAGGCTTCAACAGGTGCGACAGATCTCGACAATATTGGGATATCTCAAAATGGTAATAAACTTCTCCAAGAACTAGCCACTACGACATTTACGGGCCTTGCTGGAAATTTTGGCCTAGTTGATGGGCAACTAGAATCATCAGCGTTCCAGATTGTCAATATCAATGGAAATGCAGCAAGAGGGATCGGGTTTTGGACGCTAGACAATGGGCTGCAAAGAGATTTGAGTTCAGTCAACACGAGCAAATATTCCACTTTGAAAAGTAATCTCAGATCAATAATATGGCCGGGAGATTCAACCTCTGTTCCTAAGGGTTGGGAGATTCCCACAAATGGAAAGAGGTTGAAAATCTTAGTTCCCGTGAAGAACGGTTTTAATCAATTCGTGAAGGTGACTCGAGATCCTAGCAGAAACATAGCCCAAGTCACTGGCTATTGTATTGACATCTTTCAAGCCGTCATAGAAAAATTGCCTTATGCCGTGGCTTATGACCTTATTCCATTTGCCTTGCCTAATGGAAGTAGCGCTGGTAGTTACAATGACATGATCGATCGAGTATTTAACCAG AATTATGATGCAGTGGTGGGTGATACAACAATCATAGCAAACAGATCATTGTATGTGGATTTCACCTTACCATACACGGAATCAGGGGGTGCAATGCTCGTGCCATACAAGGATGACACGAGCAAGAAGGCTTGGGTTTTCTTGAAGCCACTCACTTGGGACCTTTGGCTAACCATTGTGTGCTTCTTTGTGTTTATAGCTGTGGTTGTATGGACTCTCGAACATCGGATTAACGAAGACTTCAGAGGTCCAGCCACACATCAAGTTGGCACGAGCTTCTGGTTCTCCTTTTCAACCGTGGTCTTTGCACAAA gGGAGAAAGTGCTCAGCAACTTAGCACGATTTGTTGTGGTTGTGTGGGTTTTCGTGGTACTTATACTAACGCAGAGTTATacggcaagcttgagctctcttTTGGTGGTGCAAAATCTTCAACCAACTGTGACTGATGTGGATCAACTcctaaaaagtggaaaaaacgTGGGTTACCAACATGGCTCTTTCGTTTATGGAATGctaaaggaaatgaaattcgATGATTCAAGACTTATATCTTATCGGTCTCCTGAAGAATGTGATGCACTTCTTTCCAATGGAAGTGCAAAAGGTGGGATCGCAGCAGCATTTCATGAAGTCCCTTACCTTAAACTTATACTTTCAGAATATTGCAACAAATATACCATGATTCCAGCATTCAAAACTGCTGGATTTGGCTTT GTTTTCCCCAAAGGGTCTCCACTGGTACCAGATATTTCGCGAGCAATCCTCAATGTGACTGAAGGGCCTCAAAtgacagaaattgaaaatgCGTGGCTTACATCCAAAACCAATTGCCAGAGTTCAACTTCCTCGGTTTCATCCGACAGCCTAGGTCTCGACAGTTTTTGGGGTCTATTTCTGATTGCTGGAGCTGCTGCAATTTCTGCTCTCCTCATTTTCATGGTTatgtttattaaaagaaattggcaGGAAGTAACAAGTTCTTCGGGTTCATTGTGGGAGAAGACTGTTGAATTAGGAAGAAGATTTTACCAAAGAGATGCCAATTCCCATAATTTTAGGAAGGGCAGATTTGGGGATGGAGTTATGAATGATGTCGGCAATGAGATTGCAGCTGTTGAAACGTTAGAAAACACTCATTTCCCTCCAATTTTGTCGAGCGACTCCAGCCAAAACGACGTCTTGACCAATGAGCAAGGCATGCCATCTACTGAGCAAGGACTTCCTGATCGTGTAGAGGAAGGGTGCCCTCAGAGAGCGGTAGACGTCGAGCTTACCAATGTAAATTAG
- the LOC104439430 gene encoding glutamate receptor 2.1-like, translated as MFPARISFDAEKLLFMTFSFFAILTTFCEGPWVAVAQSSNSDNATTIPVNVGVVLDLEKWVGKMGLSCIKMSLSDFYSSNPSYNTRLVLNVRDSKQDEVAAAAAALDLIKNKQVQAIIGPEASLQADFIIDLGNKSHVPIISFSATSPSLSSIRSPYFIRATQNDSSQVNAISAVIQAFGWKELVLIYVDNQFGEGIIPSLADALEEADTQVSYRSLISPSATDDQILQELYKLMTMQTRVFIVHMLPALGSRLLAKAKEVGMMSEGYVWILTNGITDLLSSVDSSVVASSMQGVLGIKTYIPDTPNLHNFMVRWKMKFQQDNPSILNPTLNIFGYRAYDAARALAMAVEEMGAANSTFQMLKASTGATDLDNIGISQNGNKLLQELATTTFTGLAGNFGLVDGQLESSAFQIVNINGNAARGIGFWTLDNGLQRDLSSVNTSKYSTLKSNLRSIIWPGDSTSIPKGWEIPTNGKRLKILVPVKNGFNQFVKVTRDRSTNTSQVTGYCIDIFQAVIEKLPYSVAYDLIPFALPNGSSAGSYNDMIDQVFYQNYDAVVGDTTIIANRSLYVDFTLPYTESGGAMLVPYKDNTSKKAWVFLKPLTWGLWLTTVCFFVFIALVVWTLEHRINEDFRGPATHQVGTSFWFSFSTMVFAQREKVLSNLARFVVIVWVFVVLILTQSYTASLSSLLVVQNLQPTMTDVDQLLKSGKNVGYQHGSFAYGMLKQMKFDDSRLISYQSPEECDALLSNGSAKGGIAAAFHEVPYLKLILSEYCNKYTMIPAFKTAGFGFVFPKGSPLVPDISRAILNVTEGLQMTEIENAWLTSKTNCQNSNSSVSSDSLGLDSFWVLFLIAGAAAISALLIFMVMFIKRNWQEVTSSSGSLWEKTVELGRRFYQRDANSHNFRKGRFRDGVMNDGGNEIAGVETLENTHFPPILSSDSSQNNDVLTNEQGTPSTEQGLPDRVEEGCPQRAVDVELTNVN; from the exons ATGTTTCCAGCAAGAATTTCCTTCGATGCTGAAAAGCTCCTCTTTATgactttctccttttttgcaATCCTCACGACCTTCTGTGAAGGCCCTTGGGTCGCTGTGGCGCAAAGCAGTAACAGCGACAACGCGACAACGATCCCGGTGAACGTTGGGGTGGTACTTGATCTGGAGAAGTGGGTGGGTAAGATGGGATTGAGCTGCATTAAAATGTCTCTCTCTGACTTTTATAGTTCAAACCCTTCCTACAATACCAGGCTCGTCCTCAACGTTAGAGATTCCAAACAAGATgaggttgctgctgctgctgcag CACTCGATTTGATAAAGAATAAGCAAGTCCAAGCCATAATAGGCCCTGAAGCTTCCTTGCAAGCAGACTTCATCATTGACCTTGGAAACAAGTCTCATGTGCCCATCATCTCTTTCTCTGCTACTAGTCCATCCCTCAGTTCGATTCGGAGTCCTTACTTCATTAGAGCCACACAAAATGACTCGTCCCAAGTGAATGCCATAAGTGCGGTCATCCAAGCTTTTGGCTGGAAAGAATTGGTCCTCATATATGTGGACAATCAGTTTGGAGAAGGCATCATACCTTCTCTTGCAGATGCTTTGGAAGAAGCCGACACGCAAGTTTCCTATAGGAGTCTTATTTCTCCTTCGGCCACGGACGATCAAATCCTACAGGAACTCTACAAGTTAATGACGATGCAAACGAGGGTGTTCATCGTGCACATGTTACCTGCCCTCGGTTCTCGACTGTTGGCCAAAGCAAAAGAGGTGGGAATGATGAGCGAAGGTTATGTGTGGATCTTGACTAATGGAATCACTGACCTATTAAGTTCTGTGGATTCATCTGTTGTCGCTAGCTCGATGCAAGGAGTACTAGGCATAAAGACTTATATCCCAGATACGCCAAACCTGCACAATTTCATGGTCCGATGGAAGATGAAATTCCAACAAGACAATCCATCCATCCTTAATCCTACGTTGAACATTTTCGGGTATAGGGCTTATGACGCTGCTCGGGCTCTAGCAATGGCTGTCGAGGAAATGGGTGCGGCCAATTCTACCTTCCAGATGTTGAAGGCTTCAACAGGTGCGACAGATCTCGACAATATTGGGATATCTCAAAATGGTAATAAACTTCTCCAAGAACTAGCCACTACGACATTTACGGGCCTTGCTGGAAATTTTGGCCTAGTTGATGGGCAACTAGAATCATCAGCGTTCCAGATTGTCAATATCAATGGAAATGCAGCAAGAGGGATTGGGTTTTGGACGCTAGACAATGGGCTGCAAAGAGATTTGAGTTCAGTCAACACAAGCAAATATTCCACTTTGAAAAGTAATCTCAGATCAATAATATGGCCGGGAGATTCAACCTCTATTCCTAAGGGTTGGGAGATTCCCACAAATGGAAAGAGGTTGAAAATCTTAGTTCCTGTGAAGAACGGTTTTAATCAATTCGTGAAGGTGACTCGAGATCGTAGCACAAACACATCCCAAGTCACTGGCTATTGTATTGACATCTTTCAAGCCGTCATAGAAAAATTGCCTTATTCCGTGGCTTATGACCTTATTCCATTTGCCTTGCCTAATGGAAGTAGTGCTGGTAGTTACAATGACATGATCGATCAAGTATTTTACCAG AATTATGATGCAGTGGTGGGTGATACAACAATCATAGCAAACAGATCATTGTATGTGGATTTCACCTTACCATACACCGAATCGGGGGGTGCAATGCTCGTGCCATACAAGGACAACACAAGCAAGAAGGCTTGGGTTTTCTTAAAGCCGCTCACTTGGGGCCTTTGGCTAACCACTGTATGCTTCTTTGTGTTTATAGCATTGGTTGTATGGACTCTCGAACATCGGATTAACGAAGACTTCAGGGGTCCAGCCACGCATCAAGTTGGCACGAGCTTTTGGTTCTCCTTTTCAACCATGGTCTTTGCACAAA gGGAGAAAGTGCTTAGCAACTTAGCACGATTTGTTGTGATTGTGTGGGTTTTCGTGGTACTTATACTAACGCAAAGTTATacggcaagcttgagctctcttTTGGTGGTGCAAAATCTTCAACCAACTATGACTGATGTGGATCAACTcctaaaaagtggaaaaaacgTGGGTTACCAACATGGCTCTTTTGCTTATGGAATGCTAAAGCAAATGAAATTCGATGATTCAAGACTTATATCTTATCAGTCTCCTGAAGAATGCGATGCACTTCTTTCCAATGGAAGTGCAAAAGGCGGGATTGCAGCAGCATTCCATGAAGTCCCCTACCTTAAACTTATACTTTCAGAATATTGCAACAAATATACCATGATTCCAGCATTCAAAACTGCTGGATTTGGCTTT GTTTTCCCTAAAGGGTCTCCACTGGTACCTGATATTTCGCGAGCAATCCTCAATGTGACTGAAGGGCTTCAAAtgacagaaattgaaaatgCGTGGCTTACATCCAAAACCAACTGCCAGAATTCAAATTCCTCGGTTTCATCCGACAGCCTAGGTCTTGACAgtttttgggttctatttctgATTGCTGGAGCTGCTGCGATTTCTGCTCTCCTCATTTTCATGGTTATgttcattaaaagaaattggCAGGAAGTAACAAGTTCTTCGGGTTCATTGTGGGAGAAGACTGTTGAATTAGGAAGAAGATTTTACCAAAGAGATGCCAATTCCCATAATTTTAGGAAGGGCAGATTTAGGGATGGAGTTATGAATGATGGCGGCAATGAGATTGCAGGTGTTGAAACTTTAGAAAACACTCATTTCCCTCCAATTCTGTCGAGCGACTCCAGCCAAAACAACGACGTCTTGACCAATGAGCAAGGCACGCCATCTACTGAGCAAGGACTTCCCGATCGTGTAGAGGAAGGGTGCCCTCAGAGAGCGGTAGACGTCGAGCTTACCAATGTAAATTAG